The window TAAAATGATAGTGAATAATCACTATCATGACAAATAAATGAAAACTAAAGTCATGTAGCATTAATAATATGATATAAATTGAGGCTATAAATAGTATTAACGGTTAATGTCGCATGATGAAATCATTCAAAATGATAGTTGGGATTGCTGTTTGTGCCTTGATTGGTGGTGGGTTAACTTACCTTGGCATCCCATTAGCGCTGATGTTTGGCCCAATTATCGCTATTATCATTTTCCATCGCTTTGGCATTTCCCTTGCTATTCCTAAACATACCATCCCTTTCGTTCAAGTGATATTAGGTACCTCCGTTGGACTGATGTTTAATCAGCTTTCACTTAATGAAGCTGATAACTTATTTCTATTATTATTGATGCTGGTGGTGTGTTTAGCGGTACAATTTTCATTTAGTTTTTTTTGGTTTTATCGCAAAGTGGGGTGGACAAAACAAGAAGCTATGTTAGGCTCAGTGCCCGGCGCTATGGCAGCAATTTTAGCATTAACAGACCATACCCACACACCACCGCAAAAGATTGTGATTTCCCATACTATTCGCCTTATTATTTTGATTTTATTGGCGGGAATTGTCGTTGGTAGTGATGGTGATCCTCAACCAATTATTGAGTTTCCTTCATTAACGTGGATAGCCACCATGTGGTTATTGTTAATTATCGCGGTTGGGGTAATTGCCGGTTTGATATTGCAGCGTTTCAGAGTTCCTGCACCTTATATGCTCACGTCATTAGCGGCGGCAACATTAATACAAAGTTGGGTTGATATTCCTTTAAATCTTCCATTAATGCTAACTGAACTGAGTATGGTACTAATTGGAATGAATATCGGTAACCATTTTGTGGTTTTCCCACTTTCTTCGTTGATTAAAAATATTTACTCCTCTGCACAAGTTGTTGTTATTAATATTATTTTAACGTTCTTGATTACTGTGTTTGCCGCTTGGCTAACGGGATATGATATTTCTGTTTTATTACTTGCTTGGGCACCTGGAAGCATGGAAGCGATGACCTTCGCTGCAATCACGATGAATTTAGATGCAGGGTTTGTTATGTCGAATCATATTATCCGCATGGTGATCATCCAAAGTATCCCATCCATAGCTTTATTTTGGCAGGAAAGTAGGGCAAAAAAACGGCAATAAAAGCGTCAGAATGGAGAAGAAAACATGCCAAGACTGAGTTTGCATGTTTTCTTAATGTCACGGTGAGATTATTTTACGTAAGCAAACAGTCCGAGCGAGTCTCGGGCTAATGATTGGCACTTAAACTCTTGTGCCAGCGGTATTCCCTTTAAGTCATTATAACTTTCTTTATTTAACTGAGTCATTTTCTCAGAGTTGTAGTTGCTCAAATCCCACTTATTGCTTTTCGCAAAATATACGATAGCGCGTTCAATCTCTCTATCGGGGATCTGTGAGTATCCACAATCATATTTTAGGTAAATAAAAACAGCCGTCAGATCCGCCAGATCTTCAGCTTCATTGGGGGCAAGAGCTCTGGCAGAATTGGTTATCCCTAACAGAGTCATTAAGCATGACATCACTAATATAAATTTGCGCATTCTTTATTCTATCGGGTTTCTATGTCAAGTAACGTTAGCATAAGAATAGAATTGTTAGTCAACTATATTTTTCTTAAATGAATGTAATAAACCCATAATAATCGAGTGGGTTTGTTGACCTTCCTGTAAGGGGAAGCTTTATCATTTGCTTTATTAAACCATGTTTTGCAGAGAAAGGGTAATTTCCCTCAATATACTCTGTTACTGATTATTGATTTGATAAACAAAAGGAAGATTATCAATGTTACGTCGCGATTTTTTGAAATTAAGTGCTATCACATATGCTGCAAGTGCGCTGCCTATTTGGAGCCGCATCGCGGTCGCCGCTGAAAACTATCCCACACTTGCGATCCCGCCGTTATTAGAGCCTGATGCACAAGGAAATGTTCAACTGGTGATTAAACAAGGAACCTCCCAATTCATTCCAGGTAAAAAGACCACAACGTGGGGATATAACGGCAACTTGCTTGGCCCTGCCATTAGCTTGAAAAATGGCCAAAGCGTTAATATTAATATTGTAAATCAGTTGGCGGAAGAGACAACGGTTCACTGGCATGGCTTAGAAATTTCAGGCGAACAAGATGGTGGCCCTCAAGCGATTATCCAACCTGGGGCAACACGTAAGGTCAATTTTACGGTTAATCAAAGTGAGGCTACTTGCTGGTTCCATCCACATACACACGGGAAAACAGGTTATCAAGTGGCTATGGGGCTGGCGGGGTTAGTTCTGATCAAAGATGAAGACAGTGCAAAATACGGTTTACCTAGTCACTGGGGCGTTGATGATATCCCTGTGATTTTACAAGACAAACGTTTGAAAGATGACGGGCAAATTGATTATCAACTTGATGTCATGAGTGCAGCAGTAGGCTGGTTTGGTGATTTAATGTTAACGAACGGTGCCGTTTATCCGAAACACGTTGCACCAAAAGGCTGGATCCGCTTGCGTTTACTTAATGGCTGTAATGCTCGTAGCCTAAACATTTCAACCAGCGATGGTCGTAAAATGTATGTGGTTGCCAGTGATGGCGGTCTACTTGCTGAGCCTATTGCATTGACCGAATTACCTATCCTGATGGGGGAGCGTTTTGAGGTGCTAATTGACGCTTCCGATGGTCGTGCATTTGATTTAGTCACATTACCTGTGGGGCAAATGGGAATGACCATCGCTCCTTTTGATCAGCCTCTGCCGGTTTTGCGTATTGAAACCACATTAACAAATGGTGATGGCAAATTACCCTCAACACTTGCAGCAATTCCAGCACTTCCATCTTTAACTGGCTTAAACCGCCGTCGTTTCCATTTGATGATGGATATGCGTTTAGACATGCAAGGCATGATGATGCTACGTGAAAAGTATGGTGCACAAGCCATGGGCAATATGGGCGGTCATGGTGCGATGATGGGGAATATGAACCAAAGCAATATGGGCAGTGGCAGGATGCGCGGTGGTATGGGCAATGGTGGACATTGTGGAACTGGCATAGGCGATTTAGATATTCACAATGCCAATACGATTAATGGACAAGTGTTTTCGATGACTCACCCTGCTTTTGATGCGCCAATGGGACGTCAAGAAATTTGGGTAATTTCAGGACGTGGGGACATGATGCTGCATCCATTTCATGTCCATGGTACACGCTTTCGTATTCTAAAAGAGAATGGTCAAGCGGTAGAGCCGCATCGTCAAGGTTGGAAAGATATTGTCAAAGTTGAAGGACAGGTCAGTGAGATTTTAGTGGAGTTTAAGCACCCTGCAACGAAAGCACACCCTTATATGGCGCATTGCCATTTATTAGAACATGAAGACACAGGAATGATGCTTGGCTTTACAGTGAGCTAATTACGCACTTATATTTTAGGACAACATGCAGCATTAAATTTGAGTGCTGCATCTCCTTTATTAGTATCTGACATACGCCTATGCTAAAATTACGCGCTTTCCATTCCTTTAGATGCGTAATTGAAGATGAAACATACCCTTGAAGTCATGATCTCTGAAGAAGAGATTGCTCAACGAATCAGTGAACTCGCTGAAAAAATCAGTGCACATTACCAACCCCTTGAAGGTGATTTAGTCCTTGTTGGCTTATTGAAAGGCTCATTTATTTTTATGGCTGATTTATGCCGTAAAATTGATGTTCCCCATGAAGTCGATTTTATGACCGTGTCAAGTTACGGTAATGGGACGACATCAAGCCGTGATGTCAAAATTGTCAAAGATTTAGATGAAGATATTCGTGGTAAACACGTTTTAATTGTTGAAGATATTATCGACTCGGGTAATACCTTAAATAAAGTTCGTGAAATTTTCCAATTACGAGGTCCTAAATCGGTCGCTATTTGTACTTTATTGGATAAACCATCACGTCGTGAAGTGGATGTGCCTGTTGAATGGATTGGTTATTCAATCGAAGATAAATTCGTTGTTGGCTATGGTATTGACTACGCACAACAGTATCGTCATCTTCCGTATATTGGGCATGTGACCTTACTCGAAGAGTGATCATCGGGAAAAAGAATAAAGAAAGGACAGCGTATTCGCTGTCCTCAGACTGCTGACAAACATAACATGTTTGTCAGCAGGTTGGATAGGTTTTGAAAATAAACAAGGAAAATCAATATATTGATTTTCGCCTGATAACACAAAGTGGGAAAAACCACGCTTTTATCCCACTTTGTCAACAACCTCAGGACAGCGTATTCGCTGTCCTTTGGTTATGACAATATGGAAATCTATCAATTAGTTGGTTTCAATTATTACTTTGTTACCCGTGATCTTTCCATTGTTATTTGAAAGGATAGGAGATGTCACTTTAGTGGTGTTTCTTGAATTAAATATTCCGTAAATATTGTTAGTGGCATACCCTGCTTTAGCAGTTAAATCCAGATCGGCTTTCATGATCCCACTGTAATTACCAATCGTGTTTGCGCTCACATTCAAATTTCCTGCACTGTATATTTGCGCATAGTTATTGACTATCTCATTGCTCATCGCAATATTGATATCCGCTTCTCCAGCCGCAGGGAAGATAGCATTGGTTTGAATAAGACCTGAAGCATTATTCAACTGAATGCCTTTGATGTTAATCTTTCCATTCTCTGCAATAATACCGCCTTTTTGACTTGGTAAACCAAGATAGTACGTATTTTTGCTAAAGTCAGAAGCATTTGTATTGGCAATATAATCTGCATTCATCACTACATTATTGCCTGCTTTAATCAGGCCACCGATATTATATAAATAATTAGAAATAATGTTGAGGTTAAAGCCTTTAATATAGCCAGCATTGTTTGTTAAGTTATCGACAGCAAAGGTAGACTTGCCATTATTTGAAACAATAATGCCACTGTTAGTCAGTTTTGGTGATGTGATATTCATCAGTTTGTCGCTGCTAATTGTACTCTTTGTGTCATTAGTGAGTTCTTTTTGTGCCGTAATATCCATTCTACCAGTTTCAGCTTGAATGGTAGATGACTGATTAATTACATAATCAGAGTCAATGGTTACGCGACGATTTGCTTTGATGGCGCTAGAGGCACGATTAGTTAGCTCTGAACCTGTAAATGTGAAATCACGTCCCGCTGTCATGACAGCTTGTTCATTAACAATTCGTCCCCCATTAATATTAATATCTCTACCGGCAATGAACCTATTTTTTCCGTGCTGGCTATTGTTACTTGCCCAGTTGTAGATTGTATCGACATTAGCATTAATATCACCTTGTTCAGCTTTGATTAAACCGCCGCCATTTTGAATATTTTCAGAAATATTCAGGTTGACATCTTTTTTTGCGCTGATTAAGCCATTATAACGGTTATGTAAGGAGTTATTAGATGTAATTTTAATATCACCATTAGTCGAGATAATATTTCCATAGTCATTGTTAAAGGTGTAACGTCCAGTGGATGTTAGGTCAAGATTACCTTTACCTTGGATTGTACCAGTATTATGTACTGCGTAAGCATTAACGGTTAACCCATTATTCCCTGCATTAATTAACCCCGAGTTACTTAAAAAACGACCGCTTTCATTGACATTAAGGTTTATTTTTTCAGCATCTAAACTTCCCTTAGCAGCAATCGTAATTCCATAGTTATCCTGACTGGCAGGTCCTGAGACAGTAGAAAGTACATTACCCTGTTGGTCAAATACATTTGAACCTGTTGAGATATTGATTTCATTTGCCTTAACATCGCCATTAATGAGTACTGAACGTGCGATAAAATCGACAGCATCTTTAGATGTTAGTTTTTTATTAACGGTAATTTGACCTTTACTAACGTTATAGCCAATTAAATTGTTACCAACAACAAGTGGTGTACCTGTAACAAACGCCCCACGGGTTGCATTAATAAAACCACAATTATTACAGGTGATACCTGAGGCATTAGCGACAATAACTTGTGCTGCTGTTCCTGCAACTTCCATCATGCCGTTAATAGTACTAATATTATTGGCAACCACTTCATTTAAAATAACCTTTGCCGGGGCTGAGCCTGCTAAATTCTGATTACCATAAATATTTCCGCCTAATTGAGTGGTTGATTGGACATCACTATTATTAAAAATGACTCCTTTTTCACCCACATTAAAGCTTTGATAAGTATTATGTGAAATGCCTTTATCTGAAGGTTTCTTAATATGAATAATATTTAACCCGTCAGGTCTGTAAATAATCCCTGTACCATCTAAGCTATAGGTTTCATTTTTATCGTAAGTCTTCACTACAGGCGTATAAAGCTCGGTGACATTCTTTGATTTCAAGTTACCATAAATGTTGTTGATATATTCAGAAGCTCTGATCTGCAATTTTCTATTTGTATTAATTAAGCCTTTGTAGTTAGACGCTTCTTTTGCATTAATTGCAATATTACCTTCGCTATTTAATTCGCCATAGTTATTCTCGAACAGTCCGGTGACATTGAACTCCATACCTCCAGAGGTTGCAACTCGTTCTTGCATAGTGCTTTTAAAAAAACCATAGTAATTAGATACAATATCACTGGTCACAGTAATACCACCATCTAATACTTCAATTCCGCCTATTTTATTGGTTAACCCAAATTTAGACGCAAAATTACCAAAGTAGCTTGAATAGGTATTACTGAGTGTTTTTACATCAAGGGTAATGTCTTCGTAACTACGAATATACCCTTTATAATTATTTAAGGTATTAGCCGTTACATTTAGTTTTGTGGCATCAATAAAACCTTGGTCATTAATAATGGTATCAGATGTAAAGTTCAGTGTATCACCAGTAATCATACCGCCTACGTTTTCAATTGTATCAACTTTAATATCCGTAACATAGGTTGGAATAGGCGGTGTATTGGGTTTGTTGGTGGGTGAAATAATTTTCCCATTATTGACGAGTTTTGCGGACGTAATATTCAGTCCTCGGCCACTACTGATAATTGAGTTCGCATCATTATTAATGTATTTAGAAGCAGAAATATCAGACTTAGCGTTAGTCGCGATGATCGATGACGCTTTGTTGGTGATAGTACCTGCATTTATGTTTACTCTTCGCTTAGCAACAATCGATGTATTAGCATTTTCAATAGCAGAGGTTGTTGTAATATTAACATCTCGTCCAGATTCAATATTAGCCGCTTCACTGATAACTCTATCCGCAGTGATGTTAATATCTCGCCCAGCAACAATGCGATCTTCTAGAATATTTTTACTATTTCTTTTCCATTGATAAACGGTACCTCTTGCATCTATATCGACATCACCTGTTTCTGCTTTAATCAGACCGGTGCCATTTTGGATATCAATAGTTTTTATATCAATATTATTTTTGGCAATGATTTGACCATCAACACGATTGAGTAATGTAGTTGGCGTTTTTAGATTAATATCACCTGCGGTTGAAATGATTTTTCCACTATTATTATTTAAATAGCTATTTACAGAGGTGTTAGTAATATTAATATTTTTTTTGGCTGAAATAAGTGCGGTATTAGTCAATCCGCTGCTATTAATATTGATATCACCAATAGATTCAATCTTATTCTTTTCATTAACCACGAGACCAGAAGAGTTGATGGTTAGCCCGCCATCTTTTGCAGAAATAGTACCTTGATTACTGACGCCAGTGCCACTTTCAGTAGAAACAAGCGTGATTTTATTTGCATACATTCCCCCTAATGCCGAAACATCTATTCCTACAGAAGGTCGG of the Providencia rettgeri genome contains:
- a CDS encoding AbrB family transcriptional regulator — encoded protein: MMKSFKMIVGIAVCALIGGGLTYLGIPLALMFGPIIAIIIFHRFGISLAIPKHTIPFVQVILGTSVGLMFNQLSLNEADNLFLLLLMLVVCLAVQFSFSFFWFYRKVGWTKQEAMLGSVPGAMAAILALTDHTHTPPQKIVISHTIRLIILILLAGIVVGSDGDPQPIIEFPSLTWIATMWLLLIIAVGVIAGLILQRFRVPAPYMLTSLAAATLIQSWVDIPLNLPLMLTELSMVLIGMNIGNHFVVFPLSSLIKNIYSSAQVVVINIILTFLITVFAAWLTGYDISVLLLAWAPGSMEAMTFAAITMNLDAGFVMSNHIIRMVIIQSIPSIALFWQESRAKKRQ
- a CDS encoding YacC family pilotin-like protein, whose amino-acid sequence is MRKFILVMSCLMTLLGITNSARALAPNEAEDLADLTAVFIYLKYDCGYSQIPDREIERAIVYFAKSNKWDLSNYNSEKMTQLNKESYNDLKGIPLAQEFKCQSLARDSLGLFAYVK
- the cueO gene encoding multicopper oxidase CueO produces the protein MLRRDFLKLSAITYAASALPIWSRIAVAAENYPTLAIPPLLEPDAQGNVQLVIKQGTSQFIPGKKTTTWGYNGNLLGPAISLKNGQSVNINIVNQLAEETTVHWHGLEISGEQDGGPQAIIQPGATRKVNFTVNQSEATCWFHPHTHGKTGYQVAMGLAGLVLIKDEDSAKYGLPSHWGVDDIPVILQDKRLKDDGQIDYQLDVMSAAVGWFGDLMLTNGAVYPKHVAPKGWIRLRLLNGCNARSLNISTSDGRKMYVVASDGGLLAEPIALTELPILMGERFEVLIDASDGRAFDLVTLPVGQMGMTIAPFDQPLPVLRIETTLTNGDGKLPSTLAAIPALPSLTGLNRRRFHLMMDMRLDMQGMMMLREKYGAQAMGNMGGHGAMMGNMNQSNMGSGRMRGGMGNGGHCGTGIGDLDIHNANTINGQVFSMTHPAFDAPMGRQEIWVISGRGDMMLHPFHVHGTRFRILKENGQAVEPHRQGWKDIVKVEGQVSEILVEFKHPATKAHPYMAHCHLLEHEDTGMMLGFTVS
- the hpt gene encoding hypoxanthine phosphoribosyltransferase, with translation MKHTLEVMISEEEIAQRISELAEKISAHYQPLEGDLVLVGLLKGSFIFMADLCRKIDVPHEVDFMTVSSYGNGTTSSRDVKIVKDLDEDIRGKHVLIVEDIIDSGNTLNKVREIFQLRGPKSVAICTLLDKPSRREVDVPVEWIGYSIEDKFVVGYGIDYAQQYRHLPYIGHVTLLEE
- a CDS encoding filamentous hemagglutinin N-terminal domain-containing protein, yielding MNQSIKFGAENPKLKLKPIFLCVSAILGVASFSHAEIINTNGAGVMNQNNRPTIVHINKASDKGVSHNIYSKFDVDKNGVILNNSKIDTDTKLGGLINGNLNLANGAAKVIINEVNSNSTTTLNGMVEVAGERAKVIIANPSGITCNSCGFINTKDTTLTTGKPLIANGELLGYNVAKGQIIINKGLESESPTELISRSAIINGQLNSKEIKIVTGNNFVDANGDAQATVAGTGSRPSVGIDVSALGGMYANKITLVSTESGTGVSNQGTISAKDGGLTINSSGLVVNEKNKIESIGDININSSGLTNTALISAKKNINITNTSVNSYLNNNSGKIISTAGDINLKTPTTLLNRVDGQIIAKNNIDIKTIDIQNGTGLIKAETGDVDIDARGTVYQWKRNSKNILEDRIVAGRDINITADRVISEAANIESGRDVNITTTSAIENANTSIVAKRRVNINAGTITNKASSIIATNAKSDISASKYINNDANSIISSGRGLNITSAKLVNNGKIISPTNKPNTPPIPTYVTDIKVDTIENVGGMITGDTLNFTSDTIINDQGFIDATKLNVTANTLNNYKGYIRSYEDITLDVKTLSNTYSSYFGNFASKFGLTNKIGGIEVLDGGITVTSDIVSNYYGFFKSTMQERVATSGGMEFNVTGLFENNYGELNSEGNIAINAKEASNYKGLINTNRKLQIRASEYINNIYGNLKSKNVTELYTPVVKTYDKNETYSLDGTGIIYRPDGLNIIHIKKPSDKGISHNTYQSFNVGEKGVIFNNSDVQSTTQLGGNIYGNQNLAGSAPAKVILNEVVANNISTINGMMEVAGTAAQVIVANASGITCNNCGFINATRGAFVTGTPLVVGNNLIGYNVSKGQITVNKKLTSKDAVDFIARSVLINGDVKANEINISTGSNVFDQQGNVLSTVSGPASQDNYGITIAAKGSLDAEKINLNVNESGRFLSNSGLINAGNNGLTVNAYAVHNTGTIQGKGNLDLTSTGRYTFNNDYGNIISTNGDIKITSNNSLHNRYNGLISAKKDVNLNISENIQNGGGLIKAEQGDINANVDTIYNWASNNSQHGKNRFIAGRDININGGRIVNEQAVMTAGRDFTFTGSELTNRASSAIKANRRVTIDSDYVINQSSTIQAETGRMDITAQKELTNDTKSTISSDKLMNITSPKLTNSGIIVSNNGKSTFAVDNLTNNAGYIKGFNLNIISNYLYNIGGLIKAGNNVVMNADYIANTNASDFSKNTYYLGLPSQKGGIIAENGKINIKGIQLNNASGLIQTNAIFPAAGEADINIAMSNEIVNNYAQIYSAGNLNVSANTIGNYSGIMKADLDLTAKAGYATNNIYGIFNSRNTTKVTSPILSNNNGKITGNKVIIETN